TTGGTTTACTCTCTCTCGTCGTCGACGATGCTTAAGGCATCAAAAGGATGAAGACAACGAAACCGATCAAGGCCAAAGCCTCAGTGAAGGCAATGCCCAAGAACATCGTCGTCCGGACCATGCCGGCTGACTCTGGTTGTCGAGCCATCGATGAAATTGCGTTACCAACCACGGTACCGATACCGATACCAGGGCCGATAGCGGCCAAGCCGTAACCTAGGCCAGCTCCGATGGCCTTAAGGCCTTCGAGCACTTCGCCCGCTCCCGTTTGCGCCAGAACGTTCAGCACTTGGATTCTCCTGTTTTCTTTGTTATCCAGCCGGAGTTTCCGTCTGGAGATTGTTTATTAATATTGATCTTTTACTTCGTTGCGCCCTAGTGAGCAGGGTGCAGCGAACCGCCGATGTATACAGCAGTAAGAATGGTGAAGATGAAGGCCTGCAAGACCGACACCAAGATTTCAAAGCCGGTCATCATGACCAGCATGGCAAAGGGGGCCGCCGCACCAATATAGGTGGCGTCCCACAGGGCCGTAGAAAGAACGGCGAAGGTCACCAACAAAAGGTGGCCGGCCACCATGTTGGCCCAAAGCCGGATAGCCAACGAGAAAGGCCGCACCACAAAAGTGGAGACCAATTCGATGGGAGTAACGATGAGGTAAAGCGCCTTGGGCACGCCCGGAGGGAAAAGTGAGTTCTTGAGGTAGCCACCCAACCCTTGAGACTTAATACCCACCACGTTGTAAATAACCCAAACCACTAACGCCAAAGTGATGGGTACCGCCATGCGACTGTTGGCGGGAAACTGAATACCAGGAATAACTTCGAAAATGTTAGAAAATAAGATGAAGAAAAACATGGTGGTCAAGAAAGGCATAAACTTTTTGCCTTCTGGGCCGATGGTTTCCATCACCACAGATTCTTCAATGAAATTAATGCCTGACTCAGCAACGTGCTGCATGCCAGCGGGAACCATTGATGTTTGCTTGCGGCCCGCCACCAAAAAGATGAGCAAGGTAAGAATTACCGCAGCAAAGTAAATGAGTACCGATTTGTTGATGGCGTAAAAGGTGCCATTAAAGAAAATGTCGGGCCACTCAAAGAGATGACTGACTGGTGGGAAGTCGAGTGCGAGCACGTTCACTTTTGGTGCTACTCCTGAGGCTTAAGGTCGGTGGGTGCCAACCCGGGGAAAGCCAGCGACGCCG
The Acidimicrobiia bacterium DNA segment above includes these coding regions:
- the atpE gene encoding ATP synthase F0 subunit C, with the translated sequence MNVLAQTGAGEVLEGLKAIGAGLGYGLAAIGPGIGIGTVVGNAISSMARQPESAGMVRTTMFLGIAFTEALALIGFVVFILLMP
- the atpB gene encoding F0F1 ATP synthase subunit A produces the protein MLALDFPPVSHLFEWPDIFFNGTFYAINKSVLIYFAAVILTLLIFLVAGRKQTSMVPAGMQHVAESGINFIEESVVMETIGPEGKKFMPFLTTMFFFILFSNIFEVIPGIQFPANSRMAVPITLALVVWVIYNVVGIKSQGLGGYLKNSLFPPGVPKALYLIVTPIELVSTFVVRPFSLAIRLWANMVAGHLLLVTFAVLSTALWDATYIGAAAPFAMLVMMTGFEILVSVLQAFIFTILTAVYIGGSLHPAH